A region from the Streptomyces lydicus genome encodes:
- a CDS encoding fumarylacetoacetate hydrolase family protein, protein MRIARFSIDGNVGFGVLEGDELDVIKGHPFAEFERSGQKVPLDKVRLLPPVLPNKVVAIGRNYADHAAELGNAVPDVPVTFFKPSTSVTGPGDPIAYPSFSQEVHHEAELAVVIGRMCREVPRERAKDVILGYTCANDVTARDVQQREKQWARAKGFDSSCPLGPWIETGLTPEDIAAGLTVQCTVNGEQRQLGRTSDMVRRVEDLIVHITEAMTLLPGDVILTGTPAGVGPLNVGDEVAVTIEGIGTLTNKVIKRG, encoded by the coding sequence GTGCGCATCGCCAGATTCTCCATCGACGGCAACGTCGGCTTCGGCGTCCTCGAAGGCGACGAACTCGACGTCATCAAGGGGCATCCCTTCGCAGAATTCGAGCGCTCGGGCCAGAAGGTCCCCCTCGACAAGGTCCGGCTGCTGCCGCCGGTCCTGCCCAACAAGGTCGTGGCGATCGGCCGCAACTACGCCGATCACGCCGCCGAGCTGGGCAACGCCGTCCCGGACGTGCCGGTCACCTTCTTCAAGCCGTCCACCTCGGTGACCGGCCCCGGCGACCCCATCGCGTACCCCTCCTTCTCGCAGGAGGTGCACCACGAGGCGGAGCTCGCCGTCGTGATCGGCCGCATGTGCCGGGAGGTGCCCCGCGAGCGCGCCAAGGACGTGATCCTCGGCTACACCTGCGCCAACGACGTCACCGCACGCGATGTGCAGCAGCGCGAGAAGCAGTGGGCCAGGGCCAAGGGCTTCGACAGCTCCTGCCCGCTCGGCCCCTGGATCGAGACCGGGCTCACCCCCGAGGACATCGCGGCGGGCCTCACCGTCCAGTGCACGGTCAACGGCGAACAGCGCCAGCTCGGCCGCACCAGCGACATGGTCCGCCGGGTCGAGGACCTGATCGTCCACATCACCGAGGCGATGACCCTGCTCCCGGGCGACGTCATCCTCACGGGCACCCCGGCCGGGGTCGGCCCGCTCAACGTCGGCGACGAGGTCGCCGTCACCATCGAAGGCATCGGCACTCTCACCAACAAGGTGATCAAGCGTGGCTAA